In Pseudoliparis swirei isolate HS2019 ecotype Mariana Trench chromosome 2, NWPU_hadal_v1, whole genome shotgun sequence, the following are encoded in one genomic region:
- the zic5 gene encoding zinc finger protein ZIC 5, with translation MERPLSKRNPALRLADLAATQALPHQNMTGFPGLGGHHPLSHHAHLHPGELGNDPGVALTPFGPEHMAQTNALKLSPSQHIQSHHEAQTAASFTAAQTAVGFPAAHPHSGYSSSRDFILRRELSASAMHALGDQHSSASSPHHHGMFISPTGAYGHADSGAHSLFTGLHDQASPVAHHHHHALNGQMRLGIPGDIYGRPEHFGHRPEHYGPSSLHSYNSMNLNVNIASAPHGAAGAFLRYMRQPIKQELICKWIDQDQSQKKPCSKTYGTMHELVNHVTVEHVGGPEQSSHVCFWEECPREGKAFKAKYKLINHIRVHTGEKPFPCPFPGCGKVFARSENLKIHKRTHTGEKPFKCEFDGCDRKFANSSDRKKHSHVHTSDKPYYCKVRGCDKSYTHPSSLRKHMKVHCKSPPPTNTTNTTNNNNNNNNSVSYISSTNPLGDPLSPHSELHRSRTSACLSPQVTNLNEWYVCQGSGGPHHLHTPSSDVPTSEEDEDSFRNSDPRTML, from the exons ATGGAGCGCCCTTTAAGCAAGAGGAACCCGGCGCTGAGATTAGCGGACTTGGCAGCGACTCAAGCCCTTCCTCATCAGAACATGACAGGCTTCCCGGGGCTAGGGGGGCATCACCCTCTCTCCCACCATGCCCACCTCCACCCTGGGGAGCTGGGCAACGACCCTGGAGTGGCACTCACTCCATTTGGACCAGAGCACATGGCACAGACTAACGCTCTGAAACTTAGCCCGTCTCAGCACATTCAGAGCCACCACGAAGCCCAGACCGCGGCgtccttcactgcagcccagaCCGCCGTCGGTTTCCCTGCGGCTCACCCCCACTCAGGCTACTCGAGCAGCAGGGACTTCATCCTCAGGAGAGAACTCTCAGCCTCTGCTATGCATGCACTTGGCGACCAGCATAGTTCCGCCTCCTCCCCTCATCACCATGGCATGTTCATCTCCCCAACAGGTGCTTACGGGCACGCGGACAGCGGGGCCCATTCGCTTTTCACTGGACTCCACGACCAGGCGTCCCCGGttgcccaccaccaccaccatgccCTCAACGGGCAGATGCGCCTGGGTATACCGGGGGACATCTACGGCCGGCCGGAGCACTTCGGGCACAGGCCGGAGCACTACGGACCGTCCTCCCTCCACAGCTACAACTCCATGAACCTCAATGTGAACATCGCGTCTGCTCCTCACGGAGCGGCGGGGGCGTTTTTGAGGTACATGCGGCAGCCCATCAAGCAGGAGCTGATCTGCAAGTGGATCgaccaggaccagagtcagAAGAAGCCCTGCTCCAAGACCTACGGCACCATGCACGAGCTGGTCAACCACGTCACGGTGGAGCACGTCGGGGGACCGGAGCAGAGCTCCCACGTCTGTTTCTGGGAGGAATGTCCGCGCGAAGGGAAGGCTTTCAAGGCGAAGTACAAACTGATCAACCACATCCGAGTTCACACCGGGGAGAAGCCGTTCCCGTGCCCGTTCCCCGGTTGTGGGAAAGTGTTCGCGCGGTCGGAGAATTTAAAGATTCACAAGAGGACGCACACAG GAGAGAAACCCTTCAAGTGCGAGTTCGACGGCTGCGACCGAAAGTTCGCCAACAGCAGCGACCGGAAGAAGCACTCGCACGTGCACACCAGCGACAAGCCGTACTACTGCAAGGTGCGCGGCTGCGACAAGTCCTACACACACCCGAGCTCGCTGCGCAAGCACATGAAGGTGCACTGCAAGTCCCCGCCGCCCAcaaacaccaccaacaccaccaacaacaacaacaacaacaacaacagcgtcTCCTACATCTCCTCAACGAATCCCCTCGGGGACCCCCTGTCCCCCCACTCGGAGCTGCACCGGAGTCGGACCTCGGCCTGCCTCTCCCCGCAGGTCACCAACCTCAACGAGTGGTACGTGTGCCAGGGGAGCGGCGGCCCGCACCACCTGCACACCCCGTCCAGCGACGTGCCCACGTcggaagaggacgaggactcTTTCAGAAACTCAGACCCGAGGACCATGCTctga